From Hippea alviniae EP5-r, the proteins below share one genomic window:
- a CDS encoding hydrogenase small subunit: MFNSKDLQKYYQSLLRDVDRRLDELYSKEREEEFNQKLKENGFSRRDFLKWASFITAALMLPPAFESRVAKAAAIKERTPVIWLHMAECTGCSESFLRTRDPDIATLIFEQISLTYHDTLMMASGKRVEKHLEEAIQRYKGRYVCIIEGGIPTKDGGIYLRIGSKGETGLERARRITKDAKYVLAFGTCAAFGGVQAAYPNPTGAKGVRDALGIEVVNVPGCPPNSVNMVGTLLHILLFDRVPPTDLLYRPLWAYGSRIHDYCERRAHFDAGEFVEEWGDEGAKKGWCLYKMGCKGPLTYNNCSRYRFNQGTNWPVGAGHGCIGCSEPNFWDTMAPFEEPNDKAGIRIPGGGGVEATADKIGEIVAGATAAAIGVHAVGSITRGAAEKSSKKESE, encoded by the coding sequence TTGTTCAATAGTAAGGATTTGCAGAAGTATTACCAGTCGCTTTTGAGAGATGTGGATAGGCGACTTGATGAGCTTTACTCTAAGGAAAGGGAAGAGGAGTTTAATCAAAAATTAAAAGAGAATGGGTTTAGTAGAAGGGATTTCTTGAAATGGGCTTCGTTTATTACTGCAGCTTTGATGTTGCCACCTGCATTTGAGTCAAGAGTTGCTAAAGCTGCAGCGATAAAAGAGAGAACGCCTGTCATCTGGCTTCACATGGCAGAATGCACTGGTTGTAGTGAGTCTTTTTTAAGAACAAGAGACCCTGATATAGCTACGCTTATATTTGAGCAGATTTCACTCACATATCATGATACTCTAATGATGGCAAGTGGCAAAAGGGTTGAGAAGCATTTAGAAGAAGCTATTCAGAGATATAAAGGTAGATATGTATGTATTATAGAGGGTGGCATACCAACAAAAGATGGTGGAATATATTTAAGAATAGGTTCAAAAGGTGAAACAGGCCTTGAAAGGGCGAGAAGAATTACAAAAGATGCGAAGTATGTGCTTGCTTTTGGAACATGTGCTGCTTTTGGTGGCGTTCAGGCTGCATACCCTAATCCAACAGGTGCAAAAGGCGTTAGAGACGCCTTAGGTATAGAAGTTGTCAATGTTCCTGGATGTCCGCCGAATAGTGTAAATATGGTGGGAACCTTACTTCACATATTGCTGTTTGATAGGGTGCCACCAACTGACTTGCTGTATAGACCTTTGTGGGCTTATGGTTCAAGAATTCACGACTATTGCGAGAGAAGGGCTCACTTTGATGCTGGCGAGTTTGTTGAAGAGTGGGGCGACGAAGGAGCAAAAAAAGGTTGGTGTTTGTATAAGATGGGATGCAAAGGTCCATTGACATACAACAACTGCTCAAGATACAGATTCAATCAAGGAACAAACTGGCCTGTAGGTGCTGGTCATGGTTGTATTGGTTGTTCAGAGCCCAATTTCTGGGATACGATGGCTCCATTTGAAGAACCAAACGATAAAGCGGGTATAAGAATACCAGGTGGAGGAGGCGTTGAAGCCACAGCAGATAAAATTGGAGAGATTGTTGCTGGAGCTACAGCTGCAGCTATAGGTGTTCATGCAGTGGGCAGCATAACAAGGGGTGCTGCCGAAAAATCATCGAAGAAGGAGAGTGAATAA
- a CDS encoding tetratricopeptide repeat protein, with the protein MSELSKRLLAKGIKAIESSEYEKAIIYLLNALEDDPYDVEVLIELGHVYGLKNEFSKAETYLLKASMIDPNNLDVYNNLAIIYNLTEEYEKEIDVLVKIMEKGYVDADVCMNIANAYYELGRLEESIAFYKKAISLDNEFFEAYANLGNAYMFKKEFRNAIESYSKAIELEPEAASVYTNLGIAYLEIGEDEKAKKCFQRVVDLSPSDPVARYNLGVFYATKKQVKKALKEYKVLLNLDSQMASSLIEIIDANNYEIIS; encoded by the coding sequence ATGTCTGAGTTATCTAAGCGATTGCTTGCTAAGGGCATAAAAGCTATAGAGTCGTCGGAGTATGAAAAAGCAATTATATATCTTTTGAATGCACTCGAAGATGACCCTTATGATGTTGAAGTGCTTATAGAACTTGGTCATGTTTATGGATTGAAAAACGAGTTTTCAAAAGCAGAAACTTATTTACTAAAAGCTTCCATGATTGACCCAAATAACTTAGATGTTTATAACAACCTTGCAATTATATACAATCTTACTGAAGAGTATGAGAAAGAAATAGATGTGCTTGTTAAGATTATGGAGAAAGGCTATGTTGATGCAGATGTGTGCATGAATATAGCTAACGCTTATTATGAATTAGGGAGATTAGAGGAGTCTATAGCATTTTACAAGAAGGCTATATCGCTTGATAATGAGTTTTTTGAAGCCTATGCCAATTTGGGTAATGCTTATATGTTTAAAAAAGAGTTTAGAAATGCCATTGAGTCTTATAGTAAAGCTATTGAGTTGGAGCCAGAAGCAGCATCGGTTTATACAAACTTGGGAATAGCATATCTTGAAATAGGAGAAGATGAAAAAGCCAAGAAGTGTTTTCAAAGGGTTGTTGATTTATCTCCTTCAGACCCTGTGGCAAGGTATAATCTCGGTGTGTTTTATGCAACGAAAAAGCAGGTTAAAAAGGCTTTAAAGGAGTATAAAGTTCTACTCAACCTTGACTCACAGATGGCTTCGAGTCTTATTGAGATTATAGATGCTAACAATTATGAAATAATAAGTTAA
- a CDS encoding HDOD domain-containing protein, whose amino-acid sequence MNRVKELYDNLTQIDDLPAFPAIAFEVIRLTRDPNTTSKHLEEVIKKDPNLVSQILKIANSSLYGLSREVTSLNHAINLLGFVQVENIVMISVILSSVKKLPLHKNFNRDKFLEHCFGCGVTAKIIANILNFNFSSAEFSGGVIHDIGKVLLDLYAPESLDEILEHAYKNGMSFIDAEMELYGINHSMLGAKLLSIWGLPEEIIDIVEYHHKPLKAKNKLLVSVVHVADLLTYSKGIGFGGNYAKFILEEDEGWRLLIEEAKLQEEFDIAFFTFKLYEEIDNAKQLYFERS is encoded by the coding sequence ATGAATAGAGTTAAGGAACTCTACGACAACCTTACTCAGATAGACGATTTACCAGCATTCCCTGCCATAGCGTTTGAAGTCATAAGATTGACACGAGACCCTAACACAACATCAAAACATTTAGAAGAAGTCATAAAAAAAGATCCTAACCTTGTCAGTCAAATACTAAAAATAGCAAACTCTTCTCTATACGGACTTTCAAGAGAAGTAACATCTCTCAATCACGCCATCAATCTGCTTGGATTTGTTCAGGTTGAAAACATCGTGATGATTTCAGTTATTCTATCAAGCGTAAAAAAACTGCCATTACATAAAAATTTCAACAGAGATAAATTTTTAGAACACTGTTTTGGCTGTGGAGTAACGGCAAAGATAATAGCAAACATTTTAAATTTCAACTTTAGTTCGGCTGAATTCAGTGGCGGAGTAATCCACGATATAGGTAAGGTTCTCTTAGACCTATACGCACCAGAAAGTTTAGACGAGATATTAGAGCATGCATACAAAAACGGCATGTCATTTATAGATGCAGAGATGGAATTATACGGTATAAACCACTCAATGCTCGGTGCAAAACTCCTATCTATCTGGGGACTTCCAGAAGAGATAATAGACATAGTCGAATATCACCATAAACCGTTAAAGGCTAAAAATAAATTGCTTGTATCCGTTGTCCATGTCGCAGACCTTCTAACATACTCAAAAGGCATAGGTTTTGGCGGTAATTATGCCAAATTCATATTAGAAGAAGATGAAGGTTGGAGACTTTTAATAGAAGAAGCAAAACTACAGGAAGAATTTGATATAGCATTCTTTACATTCAAACTTTATGAAGAGATAGATAACGCAAAACAACTTTACTTTGAGAGGTCTTAA
- a CDS encoding CheR family methyltransferase, translating into MDPKTFEELRQFIYQKSGIFFEKSKEYLLTNRLRKRLKELGLNTFEEYLRYLKSPKGAQELGPLFDAITINETYFFRHIRQIEAFRDVIVPELLKKKRSINVWSAACSTGEEPYTIVIALMEKYGQAIPARVLASDISNEVLEKAKEGIYSEYSVKELTPELKKKYFDSVGFGKYKIKDFVKRKVVFKNINLTDPGLSRKVGKMDVIFCRNVLIYFDNQSRQRVIDTFYNDILNPGGYLILGATESISRLKTNFKLCHFRMAIAYQKPE; encoded by the coding sequence ATGGATCCCAAAACATTTGAAGAGTTGCGCCAGTTCATATACCAGAAATCTGGTATATTTTTCGAAAAATCAAAAGAGTATTTACTTACAAATAGATTAAGAAAAAGGCTGAAAGAGCTGGGTTTGAACACATTCGAAGAGTATTTAAGGTATCTAAAATCACCAAAAGGAGCTCAAGAGTTAGGGCCACTGTTTGATGCAATTACTATAAATGAGACATACTTTTTTCGCCATATAAGACAGATAGAAGCATTCAGAGATGTTATAGTCCCTGAACTTCTAAAAAAGAAGCGCTCAATCAATGTTTGGAGTGCGGCATGTTCAACAGGTGAAGAGCCTTACACAATCGTTATAGCACTAATGGAAAAATATGGGCAGGCAATACCTGCAAGGGTTTTGGCAAGCGATATATCAAATGAAGTGCTCGAGAAGGCAAAAGAAGGTATATACAGCGAATACTCTGTAAAAGAGTTAACACCAGAACTTAAGAAAAAATACTTCGATAGCGTAGGATTTGGCAAATACAAGATAAAAGACTTCGTAAAGAGAAAGGTTGTTTTTAAGAACATAAATCTCACTGACCCTGGACTGTCAAGAAAAGTCGGAAAGATGGATGTCATATTCTGCAGAAATGTGTTAATCTATTTTGACAACCAATCGCGCCAGCGCGTTATTGACACCTTTTACAACGACATACTCAATCCCGGTGGCTATCTTATACTGGGAGCAACAGAGTCAATATCCCGCCTGAAAACAAACTTCAAACTTTGCCACTTCAGAATGGCAATCGCATACCAAAAACCAGAATAA
- a CDS encoding glycerate kinase type-2 family protein: MHLPYNQQQALELHKIAFESISKGLESVSAYNSLKSSCIIEDGCLRIEDSIYDLNRRVFLFSFGKAACDMAKFFAERIEIYKGVVASNKPCGFSFFNIEFFLSSHPFPSENSIKAADRLIELTKEMESNDLVIFLISGGASSIVEKPIIDINSYVDIMRKLLSKNYSIYEINSVRKGLSLIKGGKILRKINSKVLAFVVSDVVGDDLSVVGSSLTYFDNSTEKEFVRILSELGFRIDVKYDTVDRSEFEKMDVKNYIVASNGKMCKSMCNFLKEKNFEVMYLGSQIQGDVNCVADFVSSVAKEMLNGSIEIKKPAALVFGGETTVDLKSDGVGGRNQHLALLVAKRMKGFKDFVFVSFATDGRDGNSSNAGAWVDGSLYKDVERLNLDVDYYLEAFNSAIFFDKLKRSIKSFDTKTNVADVGLFLFK, from the coding sequence ATGCACCTTCCCTATAACCAACAGCAAGCATTAGAATTGCACAAAATAGCCTTTGAAAGCATATCAAAGGGTTTAGAATCCGTATCTGCTTATAACTCTTTGAAAAGTAGTTGTATAATTGAAGATGGTTGTCTAAGGATTGAAGATTCAATTTATGACCTGAATAGAAGGGTGTTTCTCTTCTCTTTTGGTAAAGCTGCATGTGATATGGCAAAGTTTTTTGCCGAAAGGATTGAAATTTACAAAGGCGTTGTTGCTTCTAACAAGCCTTGTGGTTTTTCTTTTTTCAATATTGAGTTTTTTCTTTCTTCCCATCCTTTTCCCAGTGAGAATAGCATAAAAGCTGCTGATAGGTTAATTGAGTTAACCAAAGAGATGGAATCTAACGACCTTGTGATATTTCTTATCTCTGGCGGTGCATCTTCTATTGTTGAAAAGCCGATAATAGATATCAATAGCTATGTTGACATAATGAGAAAACTTTTAAGTAAGAATTACTCAATCTATGAGATAAATAGCGTTAGAAAAGGGCTGTCTCTGATTAAAGGCGGTAAGATTTTAAGAAAGATAAACTCAAAGGTGCTGGCTTTTGTTGTTAGTGATGTTGTTGGTGATGATTTATCTGTTGTAGGCTCTTCGTTGACATATTTTGACAATTCAACAGAAAAGGAGTTTGTAAGGATTTTATCTGAGCTTGGTTTTAGGATAGATGTAAAATACGATACGGTAGACAGAAGTGAGTTTGAAAAGATGGATGTGAAAAATTATATAGTTGCATCAAACGGGAAGATGTGCAAAAGCATGTGCAATTTTCTCAAAGAGAAAAATTTTGAAGTTATGTATCTTGGTTCTCAAATTCAGGGAGATGTTAATTGTGTTGCGGATTTTGTATCTTCTGTCGCTAAGGAGATGTTGAACGGTTCTATAGAGATTAAAAAGCCTGCTGCTTTGGTTTTTGGTGGTGAGACAACGGTTGATTTAAAAAGCGATGGAGTAGGCGGGAGAAATCAGCATCTTGCTTTGCTTGTTGCCAAAAGGATGAAGGGATTTAAGGATTTTGTATTCGTTAGTTTTGCAACCGATGGTAGGGATGGAAACTCAAGCAACGCAGGTGCATGGGTTGATGGTAGTTTGTATAAAGATGTTGAAAGGTTAAATCTTGATGTGGATTACTATCTTGAAGCCTTCAATAGTGCAATCTTTTTCGATAAACTAAAAAGGTCTATTAAAAGCTTTGATACAAAGACAAATGTTGCTGATGTTGGGCTATTTCTCTTTAAATAG
- a CDS encoding TIGR00730 family Rossman fold protein encodes MKDIQKEFLENRDKNKDIWRMFRIVAEFTEAFDELYDLGPAVAIFGSARAKEGDFYYEKAYELGKAFVKSGYAIITGGGPGIMEAANKGAFESGGVSVGLNIELPHEQHLNPYVNVPLNFKYFFARKVSFVKYAVGFVVMPGGYGTLDELFESLVLIQTKKIGQFPVVLFGREFWLEVIDFLKFLAKREYIDKKDVELVKVSDSIEEVVDYIRRCTFPITNSKH; translated from the coding sequence ATGAAGGATATACAGAAAGAGTTTTTAGAAAATAGAGACAAGAATAAAGATATTTGGCGGATGTTCAGGATTGTTGCGGAGTTTACCGAAGCATTCGATGAGCTTTACGATTTAGGGCCTGCTGTCGCAATTTTTGGTTCTGCAAGGGCTAAAGAAGGTGATTTTTATTATGAGAAAGCTTATGAGCTTGGAAAAGCCTTTGTTAAGTCTGGCTATGCCATAATCACAGGCGGTGGACCCGGTATAATGGAAGCTGCAAATAAGGGAGCGTTTGAGTCTGGCGGAGTGTCTGTTGGTTTAAATATAGAGCTTCCGCATGAGCAGCATCTTAACCCTTATGTAAATGTACCCTTAAATTTTAAGTATTTTTTTGCAAGAAAGGTTAGTTTTGTCAAGTATGCGGTTGGTTTTGTTGTTATGCCCGGTGGATATGGAACACTTGATGAGCTGTTTGAGAGTCTTGTTTTGATTCAGACAAAAAAGATAGGTCAGTTTCCTGTTGTTCTATTTGGCAGAGAGTTTTGGCTTGAAGTGATTGATTTCTTGAAATTTCTTGCAAAAAGGGAGTATATCGATAAGAAAGATGTTGAGCTTGTGAAGGTTAGCGACAGTATAGAAGAAGTTGTTGATTATATTAGAAGATGCACCTTCCCTATAACCAACAGCAAGCATTAG
- a CDS encoding universal stress protein, with product MEIKNILACVDSSDYGVSVSRFSCFIAKKFNAHVKGFHVIDIMQLEGPFMYDLSGALGFEPFGDFSSKIRAILEEKGKNVLMAFESIAKDFGVEYSSEMETGVVSSTILSAESEYDIVCLGLKGVNEDYERGILGSNIESVLRRSKKTLLVVPKHFYTPSVVLAFVNEKEISLKAYEYAKAFADRFGIEFKAIYFKKNDVSLPDDVEVREADRVADAIEEEIKKVEKPIVFMGAYAKSKLKEILLGSTTENVLKKELGVAFMVVR from the coding sequence GTGGAAATTAAAAATATTCTTGCCTGCGTCGATTCAAGCGATTATGGTGTATCTGTAAGCAGATTTTCCTGTTTTATTGCAAAGAAATTTAATGCCCATGTTAAGGGTTTTCATGTGATTGATATTATGCAGCTTGAAGGGCCATTCATGTATGATTTGAGCGGTGCTTTGGGTTTTGAGCCTTTTGGCGATTTCTCTTCAAAGATAAGGGCTATACTTGAAGAGAAGGGAAAGAATGTGTTGATGGCTTTTGAGAGTATAGCGAAGGACTTTGGTGTTGAATACTCTTCTGAGATGGAAACAGGAGTTGTCTCATCAACTATCCTTTCGGCAGAGAGCGAATACGACATTGTCTGTTTAGGGCTTAAAGGTGTTAATGAAGATTACGAAAGGGGCATTCTGGGTTCAAATATAGAGTCTGTTTTGAGAAGGTCAAAAAAGACACTACTTGTTGTTCCGAAGCACTTTTATACTCCATCTGTTGTGCTTGCATTTGTCAATGAGAAGGAGATTTCTTTGAAGGCTTATGAGTATGCCAAGGCATTTGCCGATAGGTTTGGCATTGAATTTAAGGCTATCTATTTTAAGAAGAATGATGTGAGTCTACCAGATGATGTTGAAGTTAGAGAAGCAGACAGGGTTGCAGATGCAATAGAAGAAGAGATAAAGAAGGTTGAAAAGCCTATTGTTTTTATGGGTGCTTATGCAAAGTCGAAGCTTAAAGAGATTTTGCTTGGAAGCACAACGGAGAATGTGCTTAAAAAAGAGCTTGGCGTTGCGTTTATGGTGGTAAGATGA
- the ftsH gene encoding ATP-dependent zinc metalloprotease FtsH, with amino-acid sequence MSDKENRQLKGFNNFSKFLAIYLLIGISMLYMYQYFTRTQQVEISYSKFKSLLLEDKIKKCTISEKYISGVYLSKEGKEKRFITVAVNDPDLVKELQAHHVDFSGKVTNTWLTNLIFGWILPFGFLFFIWWLMTRKMRGTSGGLFGFGKGRFKVYLNEKPDVKFSDVAGAEEAKQEIQEIVEYLKDPQKYQRLGGRAPKGVLLVGAPGVGKTLFAKATAGEAGVPFISISGSEFIEMFVGVGASRVRDLFNEAKKLSPCIVFIDEIDTIGKSRAMSSLTSNDEREQTLNQLLAEMDGFDSSKGVIIMAATNRPEILDPALLRPGRFDRQIIVDKPDVKGREEIFKVHIKKIKIGGDVDIKKLAQMTPGLVGADIANIVNEAALLAARENADSVHMEHFEEAIERQIAGLKKKNKVISEEEKKRVAYHESGHAICAYLLPGADPVHKISIIPRGLSALGYTQQLPVDDRYLLTKEEMLDKVITLLGGRAAEELIFGSISTGAQNDLSRATDIVRAIVSQFGMDEKIGLMVVEEPTGPRFLSGDGFLARADKVSEKTKEMVDEEISRILKESYDRAKEILQNNRDKLEKLASELLKKEVINEEELKAIMEGDSGN; translated from the coding sequence ATGAGCGACAAAGAGAATAGGCAGCTTAAAGGTTTCAATAACTTCTCAAAGTTTCTTGCTATATATCTGTTAATTGGCATATCAATGCTCTATATGTATCAATACTTTACACGCACGCAGCAGGTCGAGATATCGTATTCTAAGTTTAAGAGTTTGCTTTTGGAAGATAAGATAAAAAAGTGCACGATATCCGAAAAATACATAAGCGGTGTTTATTTAAGTAAGGAAGGTAAAGAGAAGAGATTTATAACGGTTGCCGTCAATGACCCTGACCTTGTAAAGGAGTTGCAAGCCCATCATGTGGATTTTTCAGGAAAGGTGACGAATACATGGCTAACCAATCTCATATTTGGCTGGATTCTGCCCTTTGGGTTTCTGTTTTTCATCTGGTGGTTGATGACACGGAAGATGCGCGGCACAAGTGGTGGCTTGTTTGGTTTTGGTAAGGGCAGGTTTAAGGTTTATTTGAACGAGAAACCCGATGTTAAGTTTTCCGATGTTGCAGGTGCAGAAGAAGCAAAGCAGGAGATTCAAGAGATTGTCGAGTATTTGAAAGACCCGCAGAAGTATCAAAGACTCGGTGGAAGAGCACCAAAGGGAGTTCTTTTGGTTGGTGCACCGGGCGTTGGAAAGACGCTTTTTGCAAAAGCAACAGCGGGTGAAGCAGGCGTTCCGTTTATTAGTATCAGTGGTTCTGAGTTTATTGAGATGTTTGTTGGTGTAGGTGCAAGCAGAGTAAGAGACCTGTTTAATGAAGCAAAAAAGCTATCTCCATGCATCGTGTTTATCGACGAGATAGATACCATAGGCAAAAGCAGGGCTATGAGTTCTTTAACCAGCAATGATGAGAGAGAACAGACCCTAAATCAGCTGCTTGCTGAGATGGATGGTTTTGATTCGTCTAAGGGCGTTATCATAATGGCTGCAACAAATAGGCCAGAGATATTAGACCCTGCGCTTCTGCGCCCTGGTAGGTTCGATAGGCAGATTATAGTTGATAAGCCTGATGTTAAAGGCAGGGAAGAGATATTCAAGGTTCACATAAAGAAGATTAAAATTGGCGGTGATGTAGATATAAAGAAACTTGCCCAGATGACACCCGGTCTTGTTGGTGCTGATATAGCCAATATAGTAAACGAGGCTGCCCTGCTTGCAGCACGAGAGAATGCAGACAGCGTTCATATGGAGCATTTTGAAGAAGCTATAGAGAGACAGATTGCAGGTTTGAAGAAAAAGAACAAGGTTATATCTGAAGAAGAGAAGAAACGGGTTGCATACCATGAGTCTGGCCATGCGATATGTGCCTATCTTCTGCCTGGTGCAGACCCTGTTCATAAGATTTCCATTATACCAAGAGGGTTATCTGCGCTTGGATACACCCAACAATTGCCCGTTGATGATAGGTATCTTTTAACAAAGGAAGAGATGCTTGATAAGGTGATAACCCTGCTTGGTGGAAGAGCTGCAGAAGAGCTCATTTTTGGCAGTATTTCAACAGGAGCGCAGAATGACCTTTCACGGGCAACAGACATTGTTAGGGCTATAGTTAGTCAGTTTGGAATGGATGAGAAGATAGGATTGATGGTTGTTGAAGAGCCAACGGGCCCAAGATTTTTATCTGGAGATGGATTTTTGGCAAGGGCTGATAAGGTGAGCGAGAAGACAAAAGAGATGGTTGATGAAGAGATATCAAGGATTTTGAAGGAGTCTTACGATAGAGCAAAAGAGATACTTCAGAACAATAGAGATAAACTTGAAAAACTTGCAAGTGAACTTCTGAAAAAGGAAGTTATAAACGAAGAAGAGCTAAAAGCAATTATGGAGGGAGACAGTGGAAATTAA
- a CDS encoding PQQ-binding-like beta-propeller repeat protein, which produces MRKTFSIILVIVAFILSSCSSSKKLVLKVEEHKNIEQALTVPVDYSSIADIGDVGYKAELFNYNGYLYIGNLDGEVYKIDPKNGDKELVVEFDEQPIEAGVVVDGDYLFVGTTKGWLYKVDLKSKKVVAKRRFDFPVVGHLYIKDGNLYVVSENDILYCLDESDLKTVWKYAHGEPNMFDIRGFSGIYFGDDGLYIGFDDGSVDKVSYKGDQIWEAEVGEGSMFVDADTTPLLNGNIVYVSSVRGYTEALKTDDGSLVWKRKISSYSNMQANIFGLFLADDNGNVYCLDLSGGETIWKKRLTLEGNIYSLKLVGSILFALTSDGKLIALDPLTGKILDIKDIGGEFSSYMMLCCNKLFFVSRDGDIYAVFSKR; this is translated from the coding sequence ATGAGAAAAACTTTTAGTATTATTCTGGTTATTGTGGCTTTTATTTTATCTTCGTGTTCTTCTTCAAAGAAGCTTGTTTTGAAGGTTGAAGAGCATAAGAACATTGAGCAGGCTCTTACTGTTCCTGTTGATTACTCATCTATTGCCGATATTGGAGATGTTGGGTATAAAGCTGAGCTTTTTAATTATAATGGGTATCTTTATATCGGCAATTTGGATGGTGAAGTTTATAAGATAGACCCAAAAAATGGAGATAAAGAGCTTGTTGTTGAGTTTGATGAGCAGCCGATAGAAGCAGGAGTTGTCGTTGATGGTGATTATCTGTTTGTTGGAACGACAAAAGGTTGGTTGTATAAGGTTGATTTGAAAAGCAAAAAGGTTGTTGCAAAAAGGAGATTTGATTTTCCTGTTGTTGGGCATTTGTATATAAAAGATGGCAATCTCTATGTTGTAAGCGAAAATGACATACTTTACTGTTTAGATGAGAGTGATTTAAAAACAGTCTGGAAGTATGCTCATGGCGAACCAAACATGTTTGATATAAGAGGATTCTCTGGCATCTATTTTGGAGATGATGGTCTGTATATTGGATTTGACGATGGAAGTGTGGATAAGGTCTCATATAAAGGAGACCAGATTTGGGAAGCCGAAGTGGGTGAAGGCAGTATGTTTGTAGATGCCGACACAACACCTTTACTGAACGGTAATATTGTCTATGTCTCATCTGTTAGGGGATATACAGAAGCCCTAAAAACGGACGATGGCTCGCTTGTTTGGAAAAGGAAGATTTCGAGTTATTCCAACATGCAAGCTAACATATTTGGCCTGTTTTTGGCCGATGATAATGGTAATGTCTATTGTCTTGATTTGTCTGGCGGTGAGACGATATGGAAAAAGAGACTCACACTCGAAGGCAATATATACTCACTTAAACTTGTTGGCAGCATTCTGTTTGCTTTAACAAGCGATGGGAAGCTTATAGCCCTTGACCCTTTAACGGGCAAGATACTGGATATAAAAGATATAGGCGGTGAGTTTAGCTCTTATATGATGTTGTGCTGCAACAAGCTGTTCTTTGTCTCTCGAGATGGTGATATTTACGCTGTATTTTCCAAGAGATAA
- a CDS encoding histidinol phosphate phosphatase domain-containing protein: MIDLHTHTLFSDGELIPSELARRAKDIGYRAIAFTDHVDFSNMAFVIENVRRATEGLEQYFGLYVFAGVEITHVPPELIPESIELARRLGAQIVVVHGESPVEPVAKGTNRAAILGRCDILAHPGLISFEDAKLAEENGVYLEISARSGHSFTNGHVFRMAKKANAKYLLNTDTHSPNNLITTEFARVVLKGSGMSDEEVSEAFKNSEELLDKLLKRRYDEKNF; this comes from the coding sequence ATGATTGATTTGCATACACACACGCTCTTTAGTGACGGTGAGCTTATCCCTTCTGAGCTTGCAAGAAGGGCTAAAGATATAGGATACAGGGCGATAGCATTTACTGACCATGTTGATTTCTCGAATATGGCGTTTGTAATAGAGAATGTTAGAAGGGCAACAGAAGGGCTTGAGCAGTATTTTGGTTTATATGTTTTTGCTGGTGTTGAGATTACACATGTTCCACCGGAGTTGATTCCTGAGTCTATTGAGCTTGCAAGAAGGCTTGGTGCTCAGATTGTTGTTGTGCATGGTGAGAGTCCTGTTGAGCCTGTGGCTAAAGGCACAAATAGAGCTGCGATATTAGGGCGATGCGATATACTTGCCCATCCGGGTTTGATAAGCTTTGAAGATGCTAAACTTGCAGAAGAGAACGGAGTTTATCTTGAGATAAGCGCAAGGAGTGGACATAGTTTTACCAATGGTCATGTCTTTAGAATGGCAAAAAAGGCAAATGCGAAATACCTGCTTAACACAGATACACACTCGCCTAATAACCTTATAACAACGGAGTTTGCAAGGGTTGTATTGAAGGGTAGCGGCATGAGCGATGAGGAGGTATCCGAAGCCTTTAAAAATTCTGAAGAGCTGTTAGATAAATTGCTAAAGAGGAGATACGATGAGAAAAACTTTTAG
- a CDS encoding PIN domain-containing protein, protein MRIVVDSNIVFSALLSKDNRCRRVLFQKKFEFFTCNFLMVEIFENKDKLVKVSKLSENDLILQLSSIFSRIHFFPEDFIPKHFFIKAYEICKIVDDKDTPFVALSLFLNAKLLTGDKKLKESLKGKIDIVSIKELDL, encoded by the coding sequence ATGAGAATAGTAGTTGATAGTAATATAGTCTTCTCTGCCCTTTTGAGTAAAGATAACAGATGTAGAAGAGTGCTCTTTCAGAAAAAGTTTGAATTTTTTACTTGTAATTTTTTGATGGTTGAAATCTTTGAAAATAAAGATAAGCTGGTGAAAGTATCTAAGTTAAGCGAGAATGATTTGATTTTGCAATTGTCGAGTATATTTTCCAGAATTCACTTTTTCCCGGAAGATTTTATTCCTAAACACTTTTTTATAAAAGCGTATGAAATATGCAAAATTGTTGATGATAAAGATACTCCCTTTGTTGCTCTGTCTTTGTTTTTAAATGCTAAGCTTTTAACGGGAGATAAAAAGTTAAAAGAGTCTCTAAAGGGTAAAATTGATATTGTGTCTATCAAAGAATTAGATTTGTAA